One Solea solea chromosome 5, fSolSol10.1, whole genome shotgun sequence genomic window carries:
- the sinhcafl gene encoding SIN3-HDAC complex associated factor, like isoform X1 produces MFGFHKSKIYRSNDGCCICKTKSSSSRFTDSSRYEETFRLCFGLSEDRVGDICNACVLLVKRWKKLPIGSKKNWNHVVDARAGPGFKMTKPKKIKNSDGKKKSKLRKLHKLKRQTDSDAHSTTSSVSPAQSPAYSNQSDDGSDIESKQRRPTPSIFSFLDRSYWKRQKVCCGIVYKGRFGEVIIDPRLFKPCCSSKKQKTLASTQVSTHLPDTLPPQLPEDVKETW; encoded by the exons ATGTTCGGCTTTCACAAGTCTAAAATCTACCGGAGTAACGACGGCTGTTGCATCTGCAAGACCAAGTCCTCCAGCTCCCGCttcacagacagcagcagataTGAGGAGACGTTCAGGCTCTGCTTCGG GCTGTCAGAGGATCGCGTCGGAGACATTTGCAACGCTTGTGTGCTCCTGGTGAAGAGGTGGAAGAAGCTGCCCATCGGTTCAAAGAAGAACTGGAACCAT GTGGTGGATGCCAGAGCGGGGCCGGGCTTCAAGATGACAAAACCCAAGAAGATCAAGAACAGTGACgggaagaagaagagcaagCTGAGGAAGCTGCACAAGTTAAAGAGACAAA CAGACTCTGATGCTCACAGCACGACCTCTAGCGTGTCTCCCGCTCAGTCTCCCGCTTACAGCAACCAGTCAGACGACGGCTCCGACATCGAGTCCAAACAGAGACGCCCGACTCCCTCCATCTTTTCCTTCCTAGACCGTTCCTACTGGAAAAG GCAAAAGGTGTGTTGTGGGATCGTCTACAAGGGTCGGTTTGGAGAGGTGATCATTGACCCACGACTCTTCAAGCCCTGCTGCAGTTCCAAAAAACAGAAGACACTGGCTTCCACACAAGTGTCCACTCACCTCCCAGACACACTTCCTCCTCAGCTCCCAGAAGACGTGAAAGAAACTTGGTGA
- the sinhcafl gene encoding SIN3-HDAC complex associated factor, like isoform X2, whose protein sequence is MFGFHKSKIYRSNDGCCICKTKSSSSRFTDSSRYEETFRLCFGLSEDRVGDICNACVLLVKRWKKLPIGSKKNWNHVVDARAGPGFKMTKPKKIKNSDGKKKSKLRKLHKLKRQNSDAHSTTSSVSPAQSPAYSNQSDDGSDIESKQRRPTPSIFSFLDRSYWKRQKVCCGIVYKGRFGEVIIDPRLFKPCCSSKKQKTLASTQVSTHLPDTLPPQLPEDVKETW, encoded by the exons ATGTTCGGCTTTCACAAGTCTAAAATCTACCGGAGTAACGACGGCTGTTGCATCTGCAAGACCAAGTCCTCCAGCTCCCGCttcacagacagcagcagataTGAGGAGACGTTCAGGCTCTGCTTCGG GCTGTCAGAGGATCGCGTCGGAGACATTTGCAACGCTTGTGTGCTCCTGGTGAAGAGGTGGAAGAAGCTGCCCATCGGTTCAAAGAAGAACTGGAACCAT GTGGTGGATGCCAGAGCGGGGCCGGGCTTCAAGATGACAAAACCCAAGAAGATCAAGAACAGTGACgggaagaagaagagcaagCTGAGGAAGCTGCACAAGTTAAAGAGACAAA ACTCTGATGCTCACAGCACGACCTCTAGCGTGTCTCCCGCTCAGTCTCCCGCTTACAGCAACCAGTCAGACGACGGCTCCGACATCGAGTCCAAACAGAGACGCCCGACTCCCTCCATCTTTTCCTTCCTAGACCGTTCCTACTGGAAAAG GCAAAAGGTGTGTTGTGGGATCGTCTACAAGGGTCGGTTTGGAGAGGTGATCATTGACCCACGACTCTTCAAGCCCTGCTGCAGTTCCAAAAAACAGAAGACACTGGCTTCCACACAAGTGTCCACTCACCTCCCAGACACACTTCCTCCTCAGCTCCCAGAAGACGTGAAAGAAACTTGGTGA